Proteins found in one Quercus robur chromosome 2, dhQueRobu3.1, whole genome shotgun sequence genomic segment:
- the LOC126713721 gene encoding dolichyl-diphosphooligosaccharide--protein glycosyltransferase subunit STT3A: MAASETSNGTALRYAFGNVLSFFILLLIGVLAFSIRLFSVIKYESVIHEFDPYFNYRVTQYLTKNGIYDFWNWFDDRTWYPLGRVIGGTVYPGLTLTAGTLYWILNSLNIPLSVETVCVFTAPIFSAFASWATYLLTKEVKGAGAGLTAAVLLAMVPSYISRSVAGSYDNEAVAIFALIFTFFLYIKTLNTGSLFYATLNAIAYFYMVCSWGGYTFIINLIPMHVLLCIVTGRYSSRLYIAYAPLVVLGTLLASLVPVVGFNAVLTSEHFGSFLVFIIIHVVALVYYIKGILSPKMFKVAVTLVVSIGLVVCCAVIAVLVALVASSPTKGWSGRSLSLLDPTYASKYIPIIASVSEHQPPTWPSYFMDINVLAFLVPAGIIACFSPLSDASSFVILYIVTSVYFSGVMVRLMLVLAPAACIMSGIALSASFDVFTRSIKFQLPGVKGNSQVDAGDTSSEGVVAQNEVAKTDKNEEALKERPSKKNRKKEKEHVEKPSVKAQIKKRLLVLPFEASIIAILLLILLGAFYVVHSVWAAAEAYSAPSIVLTSYSHDGLHVFDDFREAYSWLSHNTEVDDKVASWWDYGYQTTAMANRTVIVDNNTWNNTHIATVGTAMSSPEKAAWEIFDSLDVKYVLVVFGGLVGYPSDDINKFLWMVRIGGGVFPHIKEPDYLRDGQYRIDSQATPTMLNCLMYKLSYYRFVETDGKAFDRVRRTEIGKKHFKLTHFEEVFTTHHWMVRIYKLKPQKNRIRGKAKKSRSKASSTTSTKRSETQRKNPWH; encoded by the exons ATGGCGGCCTCGGAGACCTCAAACGGAACCGCCTTAAGATACGCTTTCGGAAATGTTCTCTCCTTCTTCATCCTCCTCCTGATCGGCGTTCTCGCATTCTCGATCCGACTTTTCTCC GTTATAAAGTACGAGAGTGTTATTCACGAGTTTGATCCTTATTTCAATTATAGAGTCACTCAG taCCTGACAAAGAATGGAATATATGACTTTTGGAACTGGTTTGACGATCGGACTTG GTATCCTCTTGGTCGTGTTATTGGCGGAACTGTTTACCCCGGATTGACATTGACCGCAGGCACCTTATATTG GATTTTGAATTCGTTGAACATTCCTCTGTCTGTGGAGACTGTGTGTGTATTTACTGCACCTATATTTTCTGCTTTTGCGTCATGGGCTACTTATCTTCTGACTAAG GAAGTTAAGGGTGCTGGTGCTGGACTGACAGCAGCGGTTCTTTTGGCCATG GTTCCATCATATATATCCCGATCTGTGGCTGGCAGCTATGACAATGAAGCCGTAGCTATATTTGCCTTGATCTTCACCTTTTTCCTTTATATAAAG ACATTGAATACAGGATCCCTCTTCTATGCCACTTTAAATGCCATAGCATACTTTTACATG GTTTGCTCTTGGGGAGGATACACCTTTATTATTAACCTTATACCGATGCACGTTCTTCTGTGCATTGTAACTGGTCGCTATTCTTCTCGACTGTACATTGCATATGCCCCCCTT GTTGTCTTGGGAACGTTGTTAGCTTCATTGGTGCCTGTTGTTGGATTCAATGCAGTCTTGACATCAGAACATTTTGGATCATTTTTG GTTTTCATTATTATCCATGTGGTGGCTCTTGTGTATTATATCAAAGGGATTCTCTCTCCAAAAATGTTCAAAGTTGCTGTTACCCTTGTTGTATCTATTGGCCT GGTAGTGTGTTGTGCTGTGATAGCAGTACTTGTAGCACTGGTAGCTTCAAGTCCGACAAAGGGATGGAGTGGACGAAGTTTGAGTCTGCTTGATCC AACATATGCAAGCAAGTACATTCCAATTATTGCTAGTGTTAGTGAGCATCAACCTCCTACTTGGCCTTCTTATTTTATGGACATTAATGTCTTGGCATTCTTGGTTCCTGCTGGCATTATT GCATGCTTCTCGCCCCTGTCTGATGCAAGCTCCTTTGTGATCCTTTATATTGTGACATCAGTTTATTTTTCTGGAGTCATG GTGCGGCTTATGCTTGTACTTGCTCCAGCAGCATGCATCATGTCTGGGATTGCTCTCTCAGCATCTTTTGATGTTTTTACACGATCAATCAAATTTCAGTTACCTGGAGTAAAAGGAAATTCCCAAGTTGAT GCAGGGGATACTAGTTCTGAAGGTGTTGTAGCGCAAAATGAGGTTGCAAAGACTGACAAAAATGAAGAGGCATTGAAGGAACGACCCTCAAAAAAGAataggaagaaggaaaaggagcATGTGGAAAAGCCTTCTGTTAAGGCCCAAATTAAGAAGAGGCTACTGGTTTTACCTTTTGAGGCATCTATCATTGCCATTCTCTTGCTAATATTGCTGGGTGCCTTCTATGTG gttcaCTCTGTCTGGGCGGCTGCTGAAGCTTATTCTGCTCCTTCTATTGTTCTAACATCTTATTCGCATGATGGTCTTCatgtttttgatgattttcGAGAGGCTTATTCATGGTTGAGCCATAACACTGAGGTGGATGACAAA GTTGCATCTTGGTGGGACTATGGGTACCAAACTACTGCTATGGCTAATCGTACTGTCATTGTTGACAATAATACCTGGAATAACACACATATTGCAACTGTTGGTACTGCCATGTCTTCTCCTGAGAAGGCAGCTTGGGAAATTTTTGACTCCTTAGATGTGAAATATGTTCTTGTTGTCTTTGGAG GTCTTGTTGGCTACCCGAGTGATGATATCAATAAGTTCCTGTGGATGGTTCGAATAGGAGGCGGTGTATTTCCTCATATCAAGGAACCTGATTACCTT AGAGATGGTCAGTATCGGATTGATTCTCAGGCCACTCCAACCATGCTTAATTGCCTCATGTATAAACTCTCATATTACAG ATTTGTGGAGACAGATGGTAAAGCCTTTGATAGGGTCAGGCGAACAGAAATTGGAAAGAAACATTTCAAACTCACCCATTTTGAAGAG